One genomic region from Mycobacterium basiliense encodes:
- a CDS encoding PE family protein translates to MSFVITAPESLASAASNLTSLGSAIDAANTAAAAHTTTVLAAGADEVSAAVAALFGAQGRIYQAISVQATAFHERFVQALTAGGASYAAAEAAAASPLLDAINAPILAATGRPLIGNGANGAPGTGADGGAAGWLIGNGGAGGSGAPGLPGDSGGNGGNGGAGGLLFGTGGAGGAGGSSSSIVDPVPGGNGGDGGAGGLLFGRGGAGGAGGFGNSSTGGDGGLGGAGGLFGTGGAGGIGGFGTFGGAGGPGGTGLLAAGGAGGTGGSGMTTGGNGGAGGAAVGIFGAGGVGGSGGEGGLFGGNGGVGGNGGLLSGSGGTGGDGGPATIGNEAGAGGAGGNAGMLFGAGGAGGDGGFGLSAADGGAGGNGGNAGMLFGAGGAGGAGGDSVGGAIGGAGGNGGKAGLIGQGGDGGAGGSNNTAPGTGGVGGKGGDAVLIGNGGNGGNAGIGKAGPGSAGAGGIGGLLIGEDGLAGQVP, encoded by the coding sequence ATGTCTTTTGTGATCACAGCGCCGGAGTCGCTGGCATCGGCAGCCAGCAATCTCACCAGCCTCGGGTCTGCGATCGACGCGGCAAACACGGCCGCCGCGGCACACACCACCACCGTGCTTGCCGCGGGTGCCGACGAGGTGTCGGCGGCCGTCGCGGCGTTGTTCGGCGCGCAGGGCCGCATCTACCAGGCGATAAGCGTGCAAGCAACAGCGTTTCATGAGCGGTTTGTGCAGGCCTTGACCGCCGGTGGGGCCTCGTACGCGGCGGCCGAAGCCGCTGCCGCATCGCCGCTGCTCGATGCGATCAACGCCCCTATCCTGGCCGCTACCGGTCGTCCATTGATCGGGAACGGCGCCAACGGCGCCCCAGGGACGGGGGCGGACGGCGGGGCCGCCGGTTGGTTGATCGGCAACGGCGGGGCCGGTGGGTCCGGAGCTCCCGGGCTGCCCGGTGACAGCGGGGGCAATGGCGGCAATGGCGGCGCCGGCGGACTGTTGTTCGGCACCGGCGGAGCCGGCGGGGCCGGCGGGAGCTCATCGAGCATCGTCGATCCGGTGCCGGGCGGGAACGGCGGGGACGGCGGGGCCGGTGGGCTGTTGTTCGGCCGCGGCGGAGCCGGTGGTGCCGGCGGATTCGGCAACAGCTCCACCGGCGGGGACGGCGGGCTCGGCGGCGCCGGTGGACTGTTCGGCACCGGCGGCGCCGGGGGGATCGGCGGGTTCGGCACCTTTGGTGGTGCGGGCGGGCCCGGCGGCACTGGCCTGCTCGCCGCCGGCGGAGCCGGCGGCACCGGGGGATCGGGCATGACGACCGGCGGCAACGGCGGGGCGGGCGGGGCCGCCGTTGGGATCTTCGGCGCCGGCGGTGTCGGCGGCAGCGGTGGGGAGGGCGGCCTCTTCGGCGGGAACGGCGGGGTAGGCGGAAATGGCGGTCTGCTCTCCGGTAGTGGCGGGACCGGCGGCGACGGTGGGCCGGCCACCATCGGCAACGAGGCCGGGGCTGGCGGAGCGGGCGGCAACGCCGGCATGCTCTTCGGTGCGGGCGGGGCCGGCGGGGACGGCGGATTCGGCCTCAGCGCGGCCGACGGCGGGGCCGGCGGGAACGGCGGCAACGCCGGCATGCTCTTCGGTGCGGGCGGGGCCGGCGGGGCCGGCGGGGACAGCGTCGGCGGCGCCATCGGCGGAGCCGGCGGGAACGGCGGCAAGGCTGGACTGATCGGCCAGGGTGGTGACGGCGGCGCCGGCGGGAGTAACAACACGGCACCGGGCACCGGCGGTGTGGGCGGTAAGGGCGGCGACGCCGTGCTGATCGGGAACGGCGGTAATGGCGGCAACGCCGGGATCGGCAAGGCGGGGCCGGGCAGCGCCGGCGCCGGCGGTATCGGCGGGCTACTGATCGGCGAGGACGGGCTGGCCGGCCAGGTGCCGTAG
- a CDS encoding PE family protein, which yields MSFVIAVPDNLVTAASDLTGIGSALSAANAAAATRTTGLLAAAEDEVSSAIAALLSAHGQSFQAFSSQAAAFHAQFVQSLTASAGTYASAEATAASQLQGVLDLLNAPTQALLGRPLIGNGTNGAPGTGANGGDGGILFGNGGAGGSGGAGQPGGKGGAAGIFGNGGAGGTGGKGGVVGANGGAGGSGGLFGTGGAGGTGGTGTNAGGLGGDGGTGLFAPGGAGGTGGEGGTSGGDGGMGGTGLFAPGGTGGTGGNGGTAGGVGGAGGTGVFAPGGAGGTGGHGNTSAGPGGTGGTGVFGAGGAGGAGGAGGAFGGNGGEGGTGMFAAGGAGGIGGAGTTGGGEGGAGGSAGMLYGAGGNGGDGGYGGVFGGKGGNGGTGLFATAGAGGTGGATGPAGTVGGTGGNGGNAGLFFGNAGAGGAGGFGKAGGAGGAGGTGGTLIGAGGNGGAGGAGTTAAGGAGGAGGAAGQIGNGGNGGTGGTGTTGGTGGNGGKAVLIGNGGNGGSGGGPAGTAGTGGTGGQLLGQDGLPG from the coding sequence ATGTCGTTTGTGATCGCAGTGCCGGACAACCTCGTTACGGCAGCTTCAGATTTGACCGGTATCGGATCGGCGCTCAGCGCTGCCAACGCAGCCGCGGCCACCCGGACAACCGGGCTGCTGGCCGCGGCCGAAGACGAGGTGTCGTCGGCCATCGCGGCGCTCCTTTCTGCGCACGGCCAAAGTTTTCAAGCCTTCAGCTCCCAAGCGGCGGCGTTTCACGCCCAATTCGTGCAGTCTTTGACCGCGAGTGCGGGCACATATGCCAGTGCCGAGGCCACCGCAGCCTCACAGTTACAGGGCGTGCTGGATCTGCTCAACGCGCCGACCCAGGCGCTGCTGGGACGCCCGCTGATCGGCAACGGCACCAACGGGGCCCCGGGAACCGGGGCCAACGGCGGCGACGGCGGGATCCTGTTCGGCAACGGAGGTGCCGGCGGCTCCGGAGGGGCCGGCCAGCCCGGCGGCAAGGGCGGCGCTGCGGGAATATTCGGCAACGGCGGAGCCGGTGGCACCGGCGGGAAGGGCGGAGTCGTCGGCGCGAACGGCGGTGCCGGCGGGAGCGGAGGGCTGTTCGGTACCGGTGGAGCCGGCGGTACCGGCGGGACCGGCACCAACGCCGGCGGGCTCGGCGGCGACGGCGGCACCGGCCTCTTCGCTCCCGGCGGGGCGGGAGGCACCGGCGGGGAGGGCGGCACCAGCGGTGGCGACGGCGGGATGGGTGGCACCGGGCTCTTCGCACCCGGCGGCACCGGCGGGACCGGTGGCAATGGCGGTACTGCCGGCGGTGTTGGCGGGGCCGGCGGCACCGGAGTGTTTGCCCCCGGCGGCGCCGGCGGCACCGGCGGGCACGGCAATACCAGCGCGGGACCAGGCGGCACCGGCGGTACTGGGGTGTTCGGCGCCGGCGGAGCCGGCGGCGCCGGCGGGGCGGGCGGAGCCTTCGGCGGAAACGGCGGCGAGGGCGGCACCGGGATGTTTGCGGCCGGCGGTGCTGGCGGCATCGGCGGGGCGGGCACTACCGGCGGCGGCGAGGGCGGGGCCGGCGGGAGCGCCGGCATGCTTTACGGTGCCGGCGGCAATGGTGGCGACGGCGGGTACGGCGGCGTATTCGGCGGGAAGGGCGGGAACGGCGGTACCGGACTGTTCGCTACCGCCGGCGCCGGGGGGACCGGCGGCGCGACCGGTCCCGCCGGGACCGTCGGCGGGACCGGCGGAAACGGCGGCAACGCGGGCCTGTTCTTCGGCAACGCCGGCGCCGGTGGCGCCGGCGGGTTCGGCAAAGCCGGCGGCGCCGGCGGGGCAGGTGGGACCGGCGGCACGCTCATCGGCGCGGGTGGTAACGGTGGCGCCGGCGGCGCCGGCACCACCGCGGCGGGCGGGGCCGGCGGGGCCGGTGGTGCCGCCGGCCAGATTGGCAACGGCGGCAACGGCGGTACCGGTGGCACCGGTACGACTGGGGGCACTGGCGGTAACGGCGGCAAGGCCGTGCTGATCGGCAATGGCGGCAACGGTGGCAGCGGCGGCGGGCCGGCCGGAACCGCAGGCACCGGAGGCACCGGCGGGCAATTGCTCGGCCAGGACGGCCTGCCGGGTTGA
- a CDS encoding nuclear transport factor 2 family protein — protein MTTSEIATVLAWTDALNSADLETLVSLSSDDIDVGDAHGAVQGHEALRRWASSLATTAELGRMYVHDGVVVVEQKIISREDPGAVTTGAAAFRVVRDHVTSVFRHHDLASALAATDLTQADAVD, from the coding sequence ATGACCACATCGGAGATCGCCACCGTGCTGGCCTGGACCGACGCTCTCAACTCTGCCGACCTTGAGACCCTGGTCAGCCTGTCCAGCGACGACATTGATGTCGGTGACGCGCATGGAGCTGTCCAGGGGCACGAAGCGCTGCGCAGGTGGGCCAGTTCGCTGGCAACGACGGCAGAACTGGGCCGGATGTACGTGCACGACGGTGTCGTCGTTGTCGAACAGAAGATCATCAGCCGCGAGGATCCCGGTGCGGTTACCACCGGCGCCGCGGCATTCCGGGTGGTCCGCGACCATGTCACCTCGGTGTTCCGCCATCACGACCTGGCGTCGGCGCTGGCCGCCACGGATTTGACCCAGGCCGACGCGGTCGATTGA
- the rfbA gene encoding glucose-1-phosphate thymidylyltransferase RfbA gives MRGIILAGGSGTRLYPITMGISKQLLPVYDKPMIYYPLTTLMMAGIRDIQLITTPHDAPGFHRLLGDGQHLGVNISYATQDRPDGLAQAFVIGANHIGNDPVALVLGDNIFYGPGLGTSLRRFQSVSGGAIFAYWVANPSAYGVVEFGADGMALSLEEKPATPKSQYAVPGLYFYDNDVIEIAKGLKKSARGEYEITEVNQVYLNQGRLAVEVLARGTAWLDTGTFDSLLDAADFVRTLERRQGLKVSIPEEVAWRLGWIDDDQLAQRAHSLVKSGYGSYLLELLERK, from the coding sequence ATGCGCGGGATTATCTTGGCCGGCGGTTCGGGTACTCGCCTGTACCCGATCACCATGGGTATCAGCAAGCAGCTGCTGCCGGTCTATGACAAACCGATGATCTACTACCCGCTGACCACGCTAATGATGGCCGGTATCCGTGATATTCAGTTGATCACCACGCCACACGACGCGCCGGGCTTCCACCGCCTCCTCGGTGATGGGCAGCACCTCGGCGTGAATATCAGCTACGCAACCCAGGATCGGCCTGACGGACTGGCGCAGGCATTCGTCATCGGCGCCAATCACATTGGCAATGATCCGGTGGCATTGGTGTTGGGGGACAACATCTTCTATGGCCCGGGCCTGGGAACCAGTTTGAGGAGGTTTCAATCCGTCAGCGGCGGGGCAATATTCGCGTACTGGGTGGCTAACCCGTCGGCGTACGGTGTTGTCGAGTTCGGTGCTGACGGCATGGCGCTGTCGCTCGAGGAGAAGCCGGCCACGCCAAAGTCTCAGTACGCCGTGCCCGGTCTGTATTTCTACGACAACGACGTGATCGAGATCGCCAAAGGGCTAAAGAAATCCGCACGTGGTGAGTACGAGATCACCGAAGTAAATCAGGTCTATCTGAACCAGGGTCGCCTTGCGGTGGAGGTCCTAGCGCGCGGGACCGCGTGGCTGGACACCGGAACATTCGACTCTTTGCTGGACGCCGCCGATTTCGTTCGGACGCTGGAACGCCGGCAGGGTCTCAAGGTCAGCATTCCCGAAGAAGTGGCCTGGCGGCTGGGCTGGATCGACGACGATCAGCTGGCCCAGCGCGCCCACAGCCTGGTCAAGTCCGGGTACGGTAGTTACCTGCTGGAATTGTTGGAGCGCAAGTGA
- a CDS encoding maleylpyruvate isomerase family mycothiol-dependent enzyme, producing the protein MDHTAAFLEENRAFAELIRDADPSVSVPTCPGWTVKQLVRHVGRGDLWAAQLIIECADQFLDPRTVEGGKPPVDSDGVISWLRGGAQRLVDAVERTGMETPVWTFLGSRPAYWWIRRRLHEVVVHRADAAIATGSEFTLDPDVAADGISEFLERIAVQAGNEGAALPLEGGDHIHLHANDPGLGSAGEWTIRAADGRITWSHEHDKGAVALRGSATELLLAMVRRVALADTAIELFGDDAVFQKWLDRTPL; encoded by the coding sequence GTGGACCATACGGCGGCATTTCTCGAGGAGAACCGCGCGTTTGCCGAGCTGATCCGCGATGCCGATCCGTCCGTATCCGTGCCGACCTGCCCAGGCTGGACGGTTAAGCAACTGGTCCGGCACGTGGGGCGGGGTGATCTTTGGGCGGCGCAGCTCATCATCGAGTGCGCCGATCAGTTCCTCGATCCGCGCACCGTCGAGGGGGGAAAGCCGCCGGTGGACTCCGACGGCGTGATCTCTTGGCTGCGCGGTGGCGCACAACGGTTGGTGGACGCCGTCGAGCGCACCGGGATGGAAACGCCGGTCTGGACGTTCCTCGGGTCGCGCCCGGCATACTGGTGGATTCGCCGCCGCCTGCACGAGGTGGTGGTGCATCGGGCCGATGCCGCGATCGCCACCGGCAGCGAATTCACGCTCGACCCCGACGTCGCAGCCGACGGTATCAGCGAGTTTCTGGAGCGGATAGCGGTGCAGGCCGGGAATGAGGGCGCCGCGTTACCGCTCGAAGGCGGCGACCATATACATCTGCACGCCAACGATCCCGGGCTCGGTTCGGCCGGCGAATGGACGATTCGTGCCGCCGACGGCAGGATCACCTGGTCACACGAGCACGACAAGGGTGCGGTGGCGCTCCGGGGGAGCGCAACCGAGCTTTTGCTGGCCATGGTTCGCCGAGTCGCGCTCGCCGACACCGCTATCGAACTGTTCGGTGACGACGCGGTATTCCAGAAGTGGCTGGACCGCACGCCCCTCTAA
- a CDS encoding TetR/AcrR family transcriptional regulator: MQQPHTNRDKLLNGALLCLTERGYRNTSSRDIARAAGVNVASINYHFGSKDALLDDVLSRCFATWNERVQEAFNQSACTSPVGQIRAVLEATVDSFEQIRPAVYACVESYAPALRSEALRERLAAGYADVRQHSVDLVRAALAGTDREPPERLPTMVSVLMAVIDGLMMQWIADPSATPRSAEVLQALADIGAVVAGDSTVERAG, encoded by the coding sequence GTGCAACAGCCGCACACGAACCGAGACAAACTGCTCAACGGTGCGCTCCTTTGCTTAACGGAGCGCGGTTATCGCAACACCAGCTCGCGCGACATCGCACGCGCTGCCGGGGTGAACGTCGCGTCGATCAACTACCACTTCGGCAGCAAGGACGCGCTGCTCGACGATGTGCTCAGCCGGTGTTTCGCAACCTGGAACGAGCGCGTCCAAGAGGCGTTCAATCAGTCCGCCTGCACCAGTCCCGTCGGACAGATTCGGGCTGTTCTCGAAGCCACCGTCGATTCGTTTGAGCAGATCCGGCCCGCCGTCTACGCATGCGTGGAGTCCTACGCTCCGGCGCTGCGGTCGGAGGCGCTACGGGAACGGCTCGCCGCGGGCTACGCCGACGTGCGCCAACATTCGGTCGATCTGGTCCGTGCCGCGCTGGCCGGCACTGACAGGGAACCGCCGGAACGCCTCCCGACCATGGTTTCGGTGCTCATGGCTGTCATCGATGGCCTGATGATGCAGTGGATCGCCGACCCATCGGCCACCCCGCGATCGGCCGAGGTTCTTCAGGCGCTTGCCGACATCGGCGCCGTAGTGGCCGGTGACTCGACGGTCGAGCGCGCCGGCTAG